DNA from Amycolatopsis sp. DSM 110486:
CTGCGTCGTCGTCGCCGGCAAGCGGGCCGGCGAAGTGCGCTTCGCGGCCGCCCTTGTGCTCGCCACCACGCGCGCCGACGTGAACGGCGTGATCAAGCGCCGCCTCGACGTGCGCAAGGCGTCTTTCGCGCCCATGGACGAAGCCGTGTCCCTCACCGGCATGGAGTACGGCGGCATCACGCCCGTCGGCCTGCCCGCCGAGTGGCCGATCCTCATCGACGCCCGCGTGGCCGCCGCGCCGGAGCTCGTGATCGGCAGCGGCATCCGCGGCAGCAAGCTCCTCATCTCCGGCGCCGCCCTGCAGACGCTCCCCAACGCCGAGGTCATCGAGGACCTCGCCCGGTGACTGTGCCGCACTCGGTCTGGCTCCGCTACCTGACCGGCGACGACATCGACAGCCTCGGCATCACCGACGCCGACATCGTGGGCGCCGTCGAGGACGTGCTGGCCGACCACGGCCGCGGCGAGGTCGTGTTCGAGCCGCGCACGCACCTCGTGCCCGACAACGGCGGCAAGGGCCACTTCAACATCCTGCGCGGCCACCTCTCGGCCAAGCAGGTCAGTGGCGTGAAGGTGGTGGGCGACTTCGTCGGCAACTTCGAACGCGGCCTGCCCAGCGAGATGGCCCTGATCCTCCTGCTCGACCCCGAGACGGGCATGCCGCGCGCGATCGTCGACGGCACCATGATCACCGAGGCCCGCACGGGCGCGATGACGGCCGTCGGCGCGAAACACCTGGCGCGGCCGGGTTCGAAGGTGCTGGGCCACGTCGGCGCGCGCGGCACGGCGTGGTGGAACGTGGTGCTGCTCGACTCGCTCTTCGACTTCGACGAGATCCGCGTGACGAGCAAACGCCCCGAGTCCCGCGAGGACTTCGCGCACCGGCTCACCGAGCACCTCGGCAAGCAGGTCCGCGTCTGCGAAACCGCCGCCGAAACCCTCGACGGCGCCGACGTGCTCGTCGAAGCCTCCCGCCTGACGGAGCCGGAAGCGTTGGTGCGCAAGGAGTTCCTGCGGCCCGGCGCGTTCCTCGTGCCCTACGGCACCATCAGCGCGCTGGAGCTCACGCTGCTCGACGCCGTGGACAAGGTCGTGGTCGACAACTGGCGAGAGTCGCAGTCGGGCAACCCCCGCTTCGGCGCCCTGCGGCCGCACCTCAACGCCGGGCTGCTCACCGAAACCGGTGTCCACGCCGAGATCGGCGACGTCGTCGCGGGCAACCGCCCCGGCCGCGAAAGCGACGACGAGCGCATCCTCTTCTGGCACCGCGGACTGTCCACAACGGACGTCGCCGTCGCGCACATGATCCTGCAACGCGCGGAAGCGGCGGACGTCGGCACGATGCTGCCGTACCGGTGATCGTCCGCGAACCCGCCGACGTCCTCGCGGCCGGCAGCGAGCCGGGGGAACCCCTCGAACTGCACCCGGACCTGCTCAGGCGCGTCAAAGAGAACCGCGCCGCGATGCTGGCCGTGCTCGACGCCGCCGACGGCCCGGTCTACGGCGTCAACACCGGCATGGGCCGCCTCGCCGGCGTCAAGCTCACCGTCACCCAGCAGTCCGAGCACCAGCACAACCTGCTGGTCGGCCGCGCGGTCGGCGGCCCGCCGTGGCTGTCCTCGGAGCTCACGCGCGCGCTCCTGCTCATGCGCCTGCGCGGGTTCCTGCGGCCCGAAGCGGCCGTGAGCCCGGAGCTCGTCACGTTCCTCGCCGACCGCCTCAACGACGGCTTCCTCCCCGCCGTCCCCCGGGACGGCCTCGGCAGCGCCGGCGAGATCATCCCACTGGCGCACGCGTTCCAGACGTTCACCGGCCTCGGCACCGTGCTGGAGGACGGCGTCGAAACACCCGCCGCGGCCGCCCTCGCCGACAGGAACGCAAAGCCGCTCAAGCTCGGCCCCAAGGAAGGCGCGAGCCTCATCCAGGGCTCCCCGCTGGCCCAGGCCTACGCGTGGACGCTCTCCGGCCGCGTGCGCCAACTGGTCGACCTGCAGACGCTGTGCGCCGCCATCGCCGTGGACGTGCTCGGCGCGCCGCGCGAGGTGTACCGCTACCCGGTGGCGAACCGGCACGCCCAAGCCGTGCTGTCCGAAGTGCTGTCCCTCACGAGCGGCTCCTCCACGCGCCCGGTGGTCCAGGCACCGGTTTCGGTGCGGGTCGGCCCGCGGGTGATCGGCTTCGTGGACCAGGTGTGCGCCGACCTCGTCGAAACGCTCGGGGAAACCTGGCAGACGCCGGACGACTCACCGTCCTTTGTGGATGGAAAGCTCGTGCCCACGACCGGCTACCACGCGGCGGAGCTGGGGCTGCGCATGGACGCGATGAAAGCCGCGCTCGTGCACGCCGGCGAGATCTCCGTGCAGCGCACCCACCGGCTCCTCGACCCGCAGTTCAGCGGCCTGCCCCCGCAGCTGGCCGTGGACCCCGGCCCGCAGGCGGGCCTGACGCCGCTGCACAAGCGTGCGGTCGGCGAGCTGCACTCGCTGCGCCGCCTCGCCGCGCCGGCGACCCCGGGCTCGCTGGACACGTCGGCCGGCCAGGAGGACGTGCAGGCCTTCGCCTGGGCCGCGGGCCACGAGCTGGAAGTGGCCGTGGACCACGTCTTCGCCATCACCGCGTGTGAGCTGATCGCCGGCGCGCAGGCCCGCCACCTCGGCGACGGCCCCGGCAGCCCCGGACTCCGCGCGATCTACGAGTGGATCACCGAACGGGTGCCGCCGGTCCTGGTCGACCGGCCCCTGGGCCCGGACGTCGAACGGCTCGTGGCGGCCTGCCGCGAGGCGTACTTCAACGACCTCAGGGACCTCAGCTAGTCGCGCCGAGCCGTCTGCAGCGCGACACCCTTCGGCGTCGCCCAACGAGTCAGTAACGCGAAGATCCCTTCGCACAGCAGCGCCAGGATGATCACGGCCAGACCGCCGCCGAAGATTTCGCCGTAGCCCTGGGCGCCTTCGGCGAAGCCGTCGACGATGTAGCGGCCGAGGCCGCCGCCGTCGTTGACGATTGCGCCGATCGCGACGGTGGCCACCAGCTGCAGGAACGCCACGCGGGCGCCGGCGACGATCACCGGGGAGGCCAGCGGCAGTTCCAAGCGAAGCATGATCTGCCACTCGCGGTAGCCGGTGCCGCGCGCCGCGTCGATGGTCTCCTGTTCCAGCTGCACCACGCCGGCGTAGGTGTTGGTGAACAGCGGTGGCAGCGCCAGGCCGACGAGCGCGAGCAGCAGCGGCCAGAAGTCCGTGTCGGCGCCCCAGCGGCTGGCCAGGAACCAGAACAGGATGATCAGGCCGAAGCTCGGGATCGCGCGCCCGATGTTCACGGCGCTGCTCGCGAGGAACGCGCCGCGACGGTAGTGCGCGAGCCACAGCGCGAGCGGGATCGTGAGCACGGCCGCGACCACCAGCGACAGCACGGAGAACCACAGGTGTTCCACCGTCCGGTACGGCACCCCCGCGGGGTCGGTCCAGCTCCAGCGGTTCGGCGCCGAGAGCCACTCGCCCAGCTGCGTGAAGACGTTCATCGCGCCCGCACCTTCCGCACCCACGGCGCCAGCGCGCGCTCGCTCAGCCACAACAACAGGTCGACGACCACCGCGAGCACCACCGACAGCACCACGCCGACGATGATCGGGCTCGGGTTCGGCGTGGTCGTCTGGATGCCGGCGCGGATGAAGTACCCGAGCCCGCCCATGCCGAGCAGCGACGTGACCGCGACCAGGCCGATCGTGGTCACGGCGGCCACGCGCAGGCCCGCGATCACCACGGGCAGCGCCAGCGGCAGCTCCACCTGCCACAGCAGCCGCCCGCGTGTGAAGCCCATGCCGATCGCCGCCTCGCGCACCTCGGCGGGCACCTGCTGCACGCCCGTGACGATGTTGCGGATCAGGATCAGCAGCGTGTAAGTGGCCAGCGGGATCACCGCCGTGGTGAACGTGAGCCCGAAGAACGGCACCAGCAGCGCGAAGGCCCCCAGGCTCGGGATCACGTACAGGGCACCCGCCGTGCCCAGCACCAACGGGTAGAACCAGCGGTACCGCAGGCAGAGCGTGGCCAGCGCCAGCGACACCACCAAGCCGATGCCCAGGGCCGTGGCCGTGAGGGCGATGTGTTCACCGAGGCGTTGGCCGATGGCGTCGGCGTTGCGCTCGACCCACCGCCACTCGAAGATCGGCCGGCTGCTCTCGGTGAGCAGCGGGGTGACCGAAGACGCATGCACCACGGAAGGTTACCCCGTTCGAGCGCTGCGATTTCGGTTGTTGAGATTCGATGCCGGTGATTCCCGGTATGTGGTTTCTGTCGTGGCTCACGGTTAGGGTCCAATCCTCTGTTCGTGACACGAGGAGTGTGGGGACGTGCGCTGGACCCGGAAAATCCGAGCGGCCGCGTGGGTGGCGGTGGCCGCGCTCGGCCTGACCGCGTGCGGGGGTGGGGGCTCCGACAGTGGCCAGCCCGCCGCGCAGAGCAAGGGCGGGGCGCCGATTGTCGTCGCGTCGTTCAACTTCACCGACAGTCAGATCCTGGCGGAGATCTACGCGGGCGCGCTCGAGGCCAAGGGCTACCCCGTCACGCGCAAGCTGAACCTGGGTTCGCGGGAGCTGATCTACCCGTCGCTCAAGTCGGGTGAGCTGCAGTTCCTGCCCGAGTACCAGGGCGCGGCGATCACCACGGGCTTCGGCAAGGACGCCGTGAAGACGGCCGACGGAGAGCACCAGCAGCTCACGGACCTGTTCGCGCCGGACGGCATCGCGCTGCTGAACTACGCCGCGGCCGAGGACAAGAACACCTACATCATGAAGGCCGACGTCGCGAAGGCCAACGGCATCACGAGCATCAGCGACCTCAAGAAGCTGCCCAAGGTCGTCATGGCCGGGCCGCCGGAGTGCGAGTCGCGGCTGCCTTGCTACAAGGGCTTCACCGACGTCTACAAGCTGACGAACACCTCGTTCCAGACCGTGCAGGAAGCCGGGCCGCGCGTGCAGCAGCTCGACTCCGGCGCGGCGACCGTGATCCCGGTCGACTCGGTGAGCCCGCTGGTCGGCGACCCGCAGTACGTGGCGCTCAAGGACGACCTGCAGATCGTGCCGACGGAGAACGTGGTGCCGGCGGTGAACAAGAAGGTGCTCGACGAGCGTGGCGCCGACTTCGCGGCCGCGGTCAACGCCGTTTCGGCGAAGCTGACCACCGACGGCATGCGCGAGCTGAACAAGCGTGTGGACTCCGACGGTGACCCGGCTGCCGACGTGGCGAAGGACTGGCTGACGCAGCAGGGCCTCGCCTGATCTCTCGCGCCGACGACGGGCCGTCCGGGGACTTCCCCGGGCGGCCCGTTTTGCGTGTGACCCTCGGCGGGAAACCCCTGGTGACGCGGTGCCCGACCGGGTGGTGTGCGAAGGTGGCGCGTGAGGGGTTCTCCAGTACAGCGAGGAGCGAGATGGGTAAGGTCACGGCCACCGCGGAGCGCACGATCGACGCGCCGGTGGACAGGGTTCGCGAGCTGGTCGCCGACTACGCCGAGACCCGGCCGAAGCTGCTCACCGAGCACTACCGCGACTACGAAGTCACCGAAGGTGGCGTGGGTGCGGGCACCAAGGCGAGCTGGAAGCTGCAGGCCACGTCCAAGCGGGTGCGTGACGTCGCCGCGACCGTGACCGAGCCGGCGCCGGGCACCCTCGTGGAGACCGACGCGAACTCCAGCATGGTCACGACCTGGACCGTTTCGCCTTCGGGCTCGGGCAGCGTCGTGCGGATCCAGACCAGCTGGGACGGTGCCGGCGGCGTCGGCGGCTTCTTCGAGAAGACGTTCGCGCCCGGTGGGCTGAAGAAGATCTACGACGGCGTGCTCGGCAAGCTCGAGGAGATCGTGTAGCGCTTGCCACACGACCGGGCATAATCGGAATGATCGCCCCGGTTGGCTCGTTGGGGCGGGTGTATGCGGGGCGATGGCCCCGGTTCTTACCCAGTCTCAGGAAACCAGTCTTGTCATGAACGGAGTCCCGTGGTGAACGCACCGACCCAGGCGACCGAGATCCGGCTCGCCGCCCGCCCGCACGGCGTGCCGACGTCGGCAAACTTCGACGTCGTCGACACCGACATCCCGACGCCGGCCGACGGTCAGCTCCTGGTGCGCAACGTGTTCATGAGCGTCGACCCGGCCATGCGCGGCCGGATGAACGACGCCAAGTCCTACGCGCCGCCCTTCGCGGTCGGCGAGGCGATGAGCGGCGGTGCGGTCGGCGAGGTCGTGGAGTCCACTGTGGACGGCTTCAAGCCCGGTGACCATGTGCTGCACCAGCTCGGCTGGCGCACCCACGCCGTGGTCGACGCGACGAAGGCTGTGAAGGTCGACGGTTCCGTCGCCCCGCTTTCGACGTACCTGGGCGTGCTCGGCATGCCGGGCCTCACCGCGTACGCCGGGCTCCTGGTCACCGCGGAGTTCAAGCCGGGCGACACGGTGTTCGTCTCCGGTGCGGCCGGCGCGGTGGGTTCGCTCGTCGGCCAGCTGGCGAAGCTCAAGGGCGCCAAGCGCGTGATCGGCAGCGCGGGTTCGGCGGAGAAGGTGCGCCACCTCGTGGAGGATCTCGGCTTCGACGCCGCCTTCAACTACAAGGACGGCCCCGTCGCCCAGCAGCTGGCCGCCGCCGCGCCCGAGGGCATCGACGTGTACTTCGACAACGTCGGCGGCGAGCACCTCGAGGCCGCCATCGCGTCGATGAACCTGCACGGGCGCATCACCGTGTGCGGCATGATCTCGCAGTACAACGCCACCGAGGCCACCCCCGCGCCGCGCAACCTGGTGCAGATCATCGCCAAGCGCATGACCATTCGGGGCATGCTCGTGCTCGACCACTGGCACCTGCAGCAGCAGTTCGTGTCCGAAGTGGCGCCGCTGGTGGCTTCCGGCGAGATCAAGTACTCGGAGACCATTGTGGACGGCATCCGCAACGCCCCGGACGCCTTCCTTGGCCTCCTCAGTGGCGCGAACACCGGCAAGATGCTGGTGCGGCTCAGCTGATTTTCGCGGCCAGCTCGGGCAGGCTCGTCGCCGTGTAGGTGGCGGGCCGGCCTGGGAGTGGCCGCTGGTTGTCCCTCGCGATGAGGGCGGTCTCCATCCCGACCGCCGCCGCCCCCGCCAGGTCCCACCCGTGCGCGGCGATCATCACGGCTTTCGTTGTGCCGCAAGCGCTCAGCACCTGGCGGTACGGCTCGGGCGCGGGCTTGAGCCGGCTGACCTGCTGCGCCGAGAAGATCCGGTCGAACCTCGTCGCGAGCCCCGCGTTCTGCAACTGCGCCTCCGCGGTGGCGAGCGGCGAGTTCGTCAACGCGACGACTTGGTGGCCGGCTTGCTTGAGCGTTCGGAGGGCTTCGTCGACATCGGCGTGGGCGGGCAGCGACCGCAGCCCGTCGCCGATCCTGGCCAGGTTGTTGTCCGTGAGCTCGCGGCCGTACCGGCCTGCGGTATCCATGGCGGCCAGCCCGGCGATCTCGGCGAAGTCCCGGTAGCCCCCGGTCGCCGTCACGGTCAACGCCGTGTGCACCACCAGCGCGAACCACTCCTGCCGCGCGGTGGGGCTCCCGGTGAGCTCGCGGAACAGCGGATCGAGCGCCCGGAGGTCGAGCAGCGTCTCGTTCACGTCGAACACGCAGAGCATGCGCACTCACCTCACTGCGTCCGGTAGGCCTCGATCACGATCCGCGCCGCCCTCGTCGACTTGGCCACCACCTGGTCCGCCGAGTAGCCCATGCGGGGCGACACCCCGTCCAGGTACAGCGAGCCGTAGCCGTGGGACTGGGCGTTGAGTTGTTCGAGTAGTTCGAGGGCCGTGGCGTGGCCGTCGGTGACGGCGAGGCTGAGGGTGAGGAACGTGCTGAACATGGCGCGGCGCTGGTCGTGCATCTCGGTGTACTCGGGGTTGGCCAGGCCGTCGGCGAAGAGGACCGGGAAGCCGAGGCGCGTGTCGATGAAGAAGCGTGTGTAGGTGCCCTGCGCGGAGGCCAGGCGGGTGACCGGGTCGGGCTCCTCGGCGATGACCTTGTCGACCAGGTCCCGCAGCCGGCAGGCGGCCGCGGCGGCGACGGCGGCCATCAGGCTGGACCGGTCGGGGAAGTGGCGGTACGGCGCGGCGGCGGAGACGTTCGCGCGCTTCGCGACCTGGGCGACGGAGAACCCCTCCACGCCCTGCTCGGCGATCAGGTCG
Protein-coding regions in this window:
- a CDS encoding YbaK/EbsC family protein — translated: MTTWTIAGSLTVVPAPTRTDLLAEPVAKALAALAEPDAVGVAEIDPELADTAAFCETYGSPLEASANCVVVAGKRAGEVRFAAALVLATTRADVNGVIKRRLDVRKASFAPMDEAVSLTGMEYGGITPVGLPAEWPILIDARVAAAPELVIGSGIRGSKLLISGAALQTLPNAEVIEDLAR
- a CDS encoding ornithine cyclodeaminase family protein, translated to MTVPHSVWLRYLTGDDIDSLGITDADIVGAVEDVLADHGRGEVVFEPRTHLVPDNGGKGHFNILRGHLSAKQVSGVKVVGDFVGNFERGLPSEMALILLLDPETGMPRAIVDGTMITEARTGAMTAVGAKHLARPGSKVLGHVGARGTAWWNVVLLDSLFDFDEIRVTSKRPESREDFAHRLTEHLGKQVRVCETAAETLDGADVLVEASRLTEPEALVRKEFLRPGAFLVPYGTISALELTLLDAVDKVVVDNWRESQSGNPRFGALRPHLNAGLLTETGVHAEIGDVVAGNRPGRESDDERILFWHRGLSTTDVAVAHMILQRAEAADVGTMLPYR
- a CDS encoding aromatic amino acid lyase, with the translated sequence MVREPADVLAAGSEPGEPLELHPDLLRRVKENRAAMLAVLDAADGPVYGVNTGMGRLAGVKLTVTQQSEHQHNLLVGRAVGGPPWLSSELTRALLLMRLRGFLRPEAAVSPELVTFLADRLNDGFLPAVPRDGLGSAGEIIPLAHAFQTFTGLGTVLEDGVETPAAAALADRNAKPLKLGPKEGASLIQGSPLAQAYAWTLSGRVRQLVDLQTLCAAIAVDVLGAPREVYRYPVANRHAQAVLSEVLSLTSGSSTRPVVQAPVSVRVGPRVIGFVDQVCADLVETLGETWQTPDDSPSFVDGKLVPTTGYHAAELGLRMDAMKAALVHAGEISVQRTHRLLDPQFSGLPPQLAVDPGPQAGLTPLHKRAVGELHSLRRLAAPATPGSLDTSAGQEDVQAFAWAAGHELEVAVDHVFAITACELIAGAQARHLGDGPGSPGLRAIYEWITERVPPVLVDRPLGPDVERLVAACREAYFNDLRDLS
- a CDS encoding ABC transporter permease, encoding MNVFTQLGEWLSAPNRWSWTDPAGVPYRTVEHLWFSVLSLVVAAVLTIPLALWLAHYRRGAFLASSAVNIGRAIPSFGLIILFWFLASRWGADTDFWPLLLALVGLALPPLFTNTYAGVVQLEQETIDAARGTGYREWQIMLRLELPLASPVIVAGARVAFLQLVATVAIGAIVNDGGGLGRYIVDGFAEGAQGYGEIFGGGLAVIILALLCEGIFALLTRWATPKGVALQTARRD
- a CDS encoding ABC transporter permease; amino-acid sequence: MHASSVTPLLTESSRPIFEWRWVERNADAIGQRLGEHIALTATALGIGLVVSLALATLCLRYRWFYPLVLGTAGALYVIPSLGAFALLVPFFGLTFTTAVIPLATYTLLILIRNIVTGVQQVPAEVREAAIGMGFTRGRLLWQVELPLALPVVIAGLRVAAVTTIGLVAVTSLLGMGGLGYFIRAGIQTTTPNPSPIIVGVVLSVVLAVVVDLLLWLSERALAPWVRKVRAR
- a CDS encoding ABC transporter substrate-binding protein translates to MRWTRKIRAAAWVAVAALGLTACGGGGSDSGQPAAQSKGGAPIVVASFNFTDSQILAEIYAGALEAKGYPVTRKLNLGSRELIYPSLKSGELQFLPEYQGAAITTGFGKDAVKTADGEHQQLTDLFAPDGIALLNYAAAEDKNTYIMKADVAKANGITSISDLKKLPKVVMAGPPECESRLPCYKGFTDVYKLTNTSFQTVQEAGPRVQQLDSGAATVIPVDSVSPLVGDPQYVALKDDLQIVPTENVVPAVNKKVLDERGADFAAAVNAVSAKLTTDGMRELNKRVDSDGDPAADVAKDWLTQQGLA
- a CDS encoding SRPBCC family protein — translated: MGKVTATAERTIDAPVDRVRELVADYAETRPKLLTEHYRDYEVTEGGVGAGTKASWKLQATSKRVRDVAATVTEPAPGTLVETDANSSMVTTWTVSPSGSGSVVRIQTSWDGAGGVGGFFEKTFAPGGLKKIYDGVLGKLEEIV
- a CDS encoding NADP-dependent oxidoreductase; amino-acid sequence: MNAPTQATEIRLAARPHGVPTSANFDVVDTDIPTPADGQLLVRNVFMSVDPAMRGRMNDAKSYAPPFAVGEAMSGGAVGEVVESTVDGFKPGDHVLHQLGWRTHAVVDATKAVKVDGSVAPLSTYLGVLGMPGLTAYAGLLVTAEFKPGDTVFVSGAAGAVGSLVGQLAKLKGAKRVIGSAGSAEKVRHLVEDLGFDAAFNYKDGPVAQQLAAAAPEGIDVYFDNVGGEHLEAAIASMNLHGRITVCGMISQYNATEATPAPRNLVQIIAKRMTIRGMLVLDHWHLQQQFVSEVAPLVASGEIKYSETIVDGIRNAPDAFLGLLSGANTGKMLVRLS
- a CDS encoding haloacid dehalogenase type II, yielding MLCVFDVNETLLDLRALDPLFRELTGSPTARQEWFALVVHTALTVTATGGYRDFAEIAGLAAMDTAGRYGRELTDNNLARIGDGLRSLPAHADVDEALRTLKQAGHQVVALTNSPLATAEAQLQNAGLATRFDRIFSAQQVSRLKPAPEPYRQVLSACGTTKAVMIAAHGWDLAGAAAVGMETALIARDNQRPLPGRPATYTATSLPELAAKIS
- a CDS encoding TetR/AcrR family transcriptional regulator, with the protein product MIHDMGGKYHHGDLRAELVRVSLDLIAEQGVEGFSVAQVAKRANVSAAAPYRHFPDRSSLMAAVAAAAACRLRDLVDKVIAEEPDPVTRLASAQGTYTRFFIDTRLGFPVLFADGLANPEYTEMHDQRRAMFSTFLTLSLAVTDGHATALELLEQLNAQSHGYGSLYLDGVSPRMGYSADQVVAKSTRAARIVIEAYRTQ